Proteins found in one Zea mays cultivar B73 chromosome 1, Zm-B73-REFERENCE-NAM-5.0, whole genome shotgun sequence genomic segment:
- the LOC100217156 gene encoding uncharacterized protein LOC100217156: MRENVMDELKQMQPEDESKKKMLDILKRLHLEEEMASDGEDESMLSEELIQKVMSGEEIKLEDLSDCEIKRFRQALASGELSKMIEPWTPWWKKPSARSISLGLDGSQLIRQVNAEDTAVPYPDPNTDQEASINEIPEGPESPLPSLKQLTRTEPSPLLAVHLVDILYSYCFTLRLYNGDWHSDPLGACTVALSMSKVMGQDAKPETVPEALAACIEETCSPAYRHTGGFRFAIGLVDDIIAILSLGQNALICALCDFHRLIEVGKSMLKVEKVGKTERAQNSPKLRSAARKLFFMTCWVHEQPDEAWPSLAHIVQVQKASMEELETGNWKADRKSKPQSAVLIEEL, from the exons ATGCGTGAGAATGTTATGGACGAGCTTAAGCAGATGCAACCTGAGGATGAATCAAAGAAAAAGATGCTAGATATCCTCAAGCGGCTCCACTTGGAAGAAGAGATGGCATCAGATGGTGAAGATG AGTCCATGTTATCAGAGGAGCTTATTCAAAAAGTTATGTCTG GGGAAGAGATAAAGCTGGAAGACCTCTCTGATTGTGAAATCAAACGATTCCGTCAAGCTCTGGCCTCAGGTGAGCTCAGTAAGATGATTGAACCGTGGACACCTTGGTGGAAAAAACCCTCAGCCAGATCTATTTCCCTTGGCCTGGATGGAAGTCAGCTTATCAGACAAGTAAACGCAGAAGACACTGCTGTACCATATCCAGATCCAAATACTGACCAAGAGGCTAGCATCAACGAAATCCCTGAAGGGCCAGAATCTCCTCTCCCGTCATTGAAACAGTTAACAAGGACAGAGCCATCTCCTTTGCTTGCTGTCCACTTGGTTGACATTCTGTACAGTTACTGCTTCACACTTCGGCTCTACAACGGTGATTGGCACTCAGATCCTTTGGGTGCTTGCACTGTCGCCCTGTCGATGTCGAAAGTCATGGGCCAGGATGCTAAACCTGAGACTGTACCTGAAGCACTCGCAGCCTGCATCGAGGAGACATGCTCACCAGCTTACAGGCATACTGGTGGTTTCAGGTTTGCTATTGGACTCGTGGACGATATCATCGCCATTCTCTCCTTGGGACAGAACGCACTTATTTGTGCCTTATGCGACTTCCATCGACTCATTGAAGTTGGTAAGAGCATGCTCAAGGTGGAGAAAGTGGGCAAGACGGAGAGGGCACAGAACTCTCCGAAGCTTCGTAGTGCAGCTAGGAAGCTATTCTtcatgacttgttgggtccatgagCAGCCAGATGAGGCGTGGCCATCTTTAGCTCACATCGTCCAGGTGCAGAAAGCATCTATGGAGGAGTTGGAGACCGGGAATTGGAAGGCGGATAGAAAGAGCAAACCACAATCCGCGGTTCTTATCGAGGAGCTGTAG
- the LOC100217156 gene encoding uncharacterized protein isoform X1, which translates to MIEPWTPWWKKPSARSISLGLDGSQLIRQVNAEDTAVPYPDPNTDQEASINEIPEGPESPLPSLKQLTRTEPSPLLAVHLVDILYSYCFTLRLYNGDWHSDPLGACTVALSMSKVMGQDAKPETVPEALAACIEETCSPAYRHTGGFRFAIGLVDDIIAILSLGQNALICALCDFHRLIEVGKSMLKVEKVGKTERAQNSPKLRSAARKLFFMTCWVHEQPDEAWPSLAHIVQVQKASMEELETGNWKADRKSKPQSAVLIEEL; encoded by the coding sequence ATGATTGAACCGTGGACACCTTGGTGGAAAAAACCCTCAGCCAGATCTATTTCCCTTGGCCTGGATGGAAGTCAGCTTATCAGACAAGTAAACGCAGAAGACACTGCTGTACCATATCCAGATCCAAATACTGACCAAGAGGCTAGCATCAACGAAATCCCTGAAGGGCCAGAATCTCCTCTCCCGTCATTGAAACAGTTAACAAGGACAGAGCCATCTCCTTTGCTTGCTGTCCACTTGGTTGACATTCTGTACAGTTACTGCTTCACACTTCGGCTCTACAACGGTGATTGGCACTCAGATCCTTTGGGTGCTTGCACTGTCGCCCTGTCGATGTCGAAAGTCATGGGCCAGGATGCTAAACCTGAGACTGTACCTGAAGCACTCGCAGCCTGCATCGAGGAGACATGCTCACCAGCTTACAGGCATACTGGTGGTTTCAGGTTTGCTATTGGACTCGTGGACGATATCATCGCCATTCTCTCCTTGGGACAGAACGCACTTATTTGTGCCTTATGCGACTTCCATCGACTCATTGAAGTTGGTAAGAGCATGCTCAAGGTGGAGAAAGTGGGCAAGACGGAGAGGGCACAGAACTCTCCGAAGCTTCGTAGTGCAGCTAGGAAGCTATTCTtcatgacttgttgggtccatgagCAGCCAGATGAGGCGTGGCCATCTTTAGCTCACATCGTCCAGGTGCAGAAAGCATCTATGGAGGAGTTGGAGACCGGGAATTGGAAGGCGGATAGAAAGAGCAAACCACAATCCGCGGTTCTTATCGAGGAGCTGTAG